Proteins from a genomic interval of Fibrobacterota bacterium:
- a CDS encoding response regulator has product MMLTFARKVLETAGYKVLTATNSVEALHAGAAYAGTIDVLLTDVRMRLFENGLELAACFGTLRPETNVLLMSASPLPAGADHRELGWSFLPKPFSVSQLLEAVGSLILRRPAQSDWVAWAQDIRVDLGSKPREVPL; this is encoded by the coding sequence ATGATGCTCACCTTCGCCCGCAAAGTGCTGGAGACGGCCGGATATAAGGTCCTGACGGCGACCAATAGCGTGGAAGCCTTGCATGCCGGCGCCGCTTATGCCGGCACCATAGACGTGCTCCTGACCGATGTGCGTATGCGCTTGTTCGAGAACGGCTTGGAATTGGCGGCCTGTTTCGGTACCCTGCGTCCGGAAACCAATGTCCTGCTGATGTCCGCATCCCCCCTCCCGGCCGGCGCGGATCACCGGGAATTGGGTTGGAGCTTTCTGCCCAAGCCTTTCAGCGTTTCCCAACTCTTGGAAGCCGTTGGCAGCCTTATCCTGCGGCGGCCGGCCCAATCGGATTGGGTGGCATGGGCCCAGGATATCCGGGTGGATTTAGGCTCCAAGCCGCGCGAAGTTCCGCTTTAA
- the arsM gene encoding arsenite methyltransferase encodes MNRDPLTESADIQPGNTVLDLGSGAGNDAFVARKLVGDHGRVIGVDMTEAMVEKAEKNRAKLGHANVEFRLGEIEALPVESDSVDVVISNCVLNLVPDKAKAYAEVHRVLKPGGHFSISDIVLSGPLPERMKTVAALYAGCVAGAMVKSEYLFAVLGAGFKDIRIDKERELAIPDAVLAEHLSPEEIRILRLSGAKILSITLRASKG; translated from the coding sequence ATGAACCGGGATCCTCTCACCGAATCGGCGGACATCCAGCCCGGGAATACCGTTTTGGATCTGGGATCGGGCGCGGGGAACGACGCCTTCGTGGCGCGAAAATTGGTCGGCGATCACGGCCGCGTGATCGGCGTAGACATGACGGAGGCCATGGTCGAGAAGGCCGAGAAGAATCGGGCGAAATTGGGACATGCCAATGTCGAGTTCCGCCTGGGCGAAATCGAAGCGCTTCCCGTCGAAAGCGATTCCGTGGACGTGGTCATCAGCAATTGCGTCCTGAACCTGGTCCCGGACAAGGCCAAGGCTTATGCGGAGGTGCATCGCGTCCTCAAGCCCGGTGGACATTTCTCAATCTCGGACATCGTACTCTCAGGCCCCCTTCCCGAGCGCATGAAAACGGTGGCGGCTTTGTATGCCGGTTGCGTGGCGGGCGCCATGGTCAAAAGCGAATACCTGTTCGCGGTCCTGGGGGCAGGGTTCAAGGACATCCGCATCGACAAGGAGCGGGAACTCGCGATTCCCGATGCGGTGCTGGCCGAGCACTTGAGCCCGGAGGAGATCCGCATCCTTCGTCTCTCGGGCGCCAAAATCCTCAGCATCACTTTGCGGGCCTCGAAGGGGTGA
- a CDS encoding winged helix-turn-helix transcriptional regulator has product MAMSKKEEFSKKDQLVAEFAKVFSHPARVAILRTLARKGTCICGDLVEVLPLAQSTVSQHLRELKDAGVIIGEIDGTKSCYCIDRSALKQAWEAFGEIFRELERNYAKNCC; this is encoded by the coding sequence AAAGAAGAGTTCTCGAAGAAGGACCAATTAGTCGCCGAATTCGCGAAGGTATTCTCCCATCCCGCCCGGGTCGCCATCCTCAGGACGCTGGCCCGTAAAGGCACCTGTATTTGCGGGGATTTGGTAGAGGTACTGCCCCTGGCGCAATCCACCGTCTCCCAGCATTTGCGGGAACTCAAGGACGCAGGCGTGATCATTGGCGAGATCGATGGTACCAAATCCTGCTACTGCATTGATCGGAGCGCGTTGAAACAAGCGTGGGAGGCTTTCGGGGAGATCTTCCGGGAACTGGAACGGAATTACGCCAAGAACTGCTGCTAA